The DNA region TCCAACTGGCGGAAGATATCCTTCTTCAGTTCAAGCTTTTCGGGAAGGGCCTCCACCACAAGCCAGCAGTCCCGTACAGCGTCGGCGAGATCGGTCATCGGTCGAATCGTTCCCTCCGATGCTCCTGGCGTCTTTTCGACAAGTGAGGGAAGCTCTTGTCCGATATATTTTTTCGCTTGTTCCAGTGCGGTCTCCGACTTGTCGAAGATCCGCACCTCTGCGCCTTGCGTAGCGAGCATCAATGCGATACGGCGTCCCAGCGTGCCGGCCCCGAGTATCGCCATCGGTCTCGCCTTAAAGTCGGAAGGTAAGGTGTAGTTCATATGGGATCCTTTGCTTTCACGCCTCGCACAGCGAGAGTGAAGGGTTCAATTGCGAGTTAGAGATCGCCGTCGCATTGCGCAGCGTGATTCCTGGGTTCTCTTCCACGGAGACGAACTGGATGCCTGTGAGCGGACCTCCGTGCCAAATCTGCTTCGATGCATGCTCCCCATCCAAGTCGATGGAGCGGACTGTGCCTCCGAGATCTGTAACGAACGCGCGCCTCGAGGCGAGGTCCAAAGAGAGTCCGATCCCTTCGTGTAGGCCGCGGTAGATCACTTCGTGGTCAGTGCAACCAGCAGGGGTGATGCGGGCGCGATTGAGGGAATTGCCGTCAGGAGCAGCGCCCCGGTCCGTCCAATAGAGCAAGGACTCTTCGGGATCGATCTCAAGGTCGATGGGCTCCGGCAGATTGTCGAAGAGAAGCTCAATGTCAGTGCGATCTTCCGGCAGCACGCCCGCTGGAGGCGTAAGCGCGGCGCGGAAGATGCGTCCTCTGCCGGCGTCTTCGGGACCTTTCTGCGTCCAGTACAGGTGATTATTCGGTTTGTCGATCGCAAGTCCTACGCAGTGGCGCGTAGCATCTTCCTGTTGTCCTGGCGCTCCAGCGCGGATGAGCGTTTTCACATCGGTCCCGTCGAGCCTGCAGCGCATCACACGCATGCCTTCACGGTCACACCAGTAGAGGTAACCATCTTCCCTGTCGAGCACCAACTGCTTGGGGGTGACGGTCTCTCCATTGCCGACCAGGAGGCGCCGGTCAGTCCCATCCAGTTTGCAGGATTCAATCGTCCCGTCCGCAGCGTAGAAGTCCGGACCCCACTTACCCATCGTGGAGAAGTAGATGGTGCTGGAAGCTGGGTCAACGTAAATGCCATCTGGCGCCTTTTCAGTCTCCAGCAGTACCCGGGATGACGACCCGTCGCTGGAGATCGCCACGATTGCACCCGGGTCGATGATCAGGGCGTACAGTGTGCTGAGAGGAATGGTCGAGTTCAAGAAT from Edaphobacter paludis includes:
- a CDS encoding 3-hydroxyacyl-CoA dehydrogenase, whose amino-acid sequence is MNSTIPLSTLYALIIDPGAIVAISSDGSSSRVLLETEKAPDGIYVDPASSTIYFSTMGKWGPDFYAADGTIESCKLDGTDRRLLVGNGETVTPKQLVLDREDGYLYWCDREGMRVMRCRLDGTDVKTLIRAGAPGQQEDATRHCVGLAIDKPNNHLYWTQKGPEDAGRGRIFRAALTPPAGVLPEDRTDIELLFDNLPEPIDLEIDPEESLLYWTDRGAAPDGNSLNRARITPAGCTDHEVIYRGLHEGIGLSLDLASRRAFVTDLGGTVRSIDLDGEHASKQIWHGGPLTGIQFVSVEENPGITLRNATAISNSQLNPSLSLCEA